In Erwinia pyrifoliae DSM 12163, the genomic window CCTGAGGCCATGCACGACGAAGGTCAAAGCAGGCGATATCGTCAGCGAAAACGGGGGGGAGAATCAGACCGGCCTGCTGCTGAAAGGAGCGGTCTGCACAGAGCGTGCCTGCTTCATCAAACCGCACCTTTACCCGGCCGCGCGTTGTGCCATTTACCGTTAACAGAACAGAAGACTCACCGGGCAGGAAGCGTGACCGGTGACGGAAAATTTCGGCGATTTTGGGGTCTATCCCGCGTTCTTTAAGTACGCCGATATCGAAAATGAGATTGTCGTTTACAGAGTCCACAGACTCAGCCACGGCTGTACAAACATAGCCGGACGCCGCCAGCAGGGTGAAAATCAGGCGCAGCGTTGGCTGTCGCGATGCATTGAGATTCGCTTGCATGATCACTCCCCGGACGCCAGCGGCGCATCATAACTGTCTACGGCAAAACCCCAAGTGTTTGCAGGGAAAAAGCGCACCTTGTCAGCTTTGGCCTCTGCTTTTTTATCCTCACCTGACAGTGTTAACTGCTGTCCAGGCAAAATCCACGCGTGGGGGAGTGACCAGCTGGAGCCTTGCGGCAGGGTGGTGACGCTCTGTCCGAGCCTGACGACATACGGCGAAGGATTACTGACGCTGAGCCTGCCTGCTTTAAGCGTCCAGATCAGGCGTTTCCAGGGCGCCTTATCACGCTTCAGACCGCTGGGGCGAATAATGACCGGTAAATTCTGCCGCACCGTCATGCGTACCACGCTCTTACCCTTTTCCTGTGGGGGTACCCCTTCAAAAGCCACCCGCATCAGGTGCTCGGTCTTCAATGGTGATTTCGAGGTGAGAATAAAACGTACCCGCTGGGTCTTGCCCGGCTCTACCCGTGCTGCCGGTGGCGTGATGGTTATCAGCCTGCCTGTGTCTGGCTCAATATCTTGCAGGTTAGTAAGGAGCAGCACGGGAAAGGCGTCGGTATTCTTAAGATTAATCGCCCCTTCGCCATCCTCCTCTTCAACAATCACTACTGATGTCTCGGGCAATATACCCGTAGCATTTACGTTGGGCGCAAAGAACCCAAGCACAGGAAATATAGCTGCGCAGTAAGTTGAAAACGTCATATTTTCAATCGTCCGTGTCTGAAGGATAAATAGAGCTGATACAGTATGACCTGAAAACACCGGGCGCACAGGCCCGGCAAAGTAACCTGTTACAGGTAGACCAGCTCAATGGTGGTCTGGCCGTCGAGTTTGATGGGTTGTTTGAGATCAAGTTCCGAGGCTTTATTAATATAGGCCT contains:
- a CDS encoding fimbria/pilus chaperone family protein, with product MTFSTYCAAIFPVLGFFAPNVNATGILPETSVVIVEEEDGEGAINLKNTDAFPVLLLTNLQDIEPDTGRLITITPPAARVEPGKTQRVRFILTSKSPLKTEHLMRVAFEGVPPQEKGKSVVRMTVRQNLPVIIRPSGLKRDKAPWKRLIWTLKAGRLSVSNPSPYVVRLGQSVTTLPQGSSWSLPHAWILPGQQLTLSGEDKKAEAKADKVRFFPANTWGFAVDSYDAPLASGE